From the Plectropomus leopardus isolate mb chromosome 20, YSFRI_Pleo_2.0, whole genome shotgun sequence genome, the window AGTGCCATCTAAAGATAGAGGGCATGAttagagaggagaaaaaaataaataaatcaatgggCCAGTGTATTACTGCGGACTCTAATCCCACTGAGGGTTACATAAGGGACTCAACCCCCCGCGAGAAATAGTAGATGCTGCTCATGTGACCATGTGTTTGTCTCTCAGCCCGCTGAGGTGTGATGCCCACTCACACTCACAGGCACGACATAtgttgcacacacaaacactcgtTATGCACAATTATAATTATGTAAGCACAATTATCATTATGTAAGAGGAAGACGTTTCACCAGATGAGACAGATAACAGAATGAGACGATCAGAGGAAATCTGCATGTTCGacttaaaatgttatttccaatggtggaatgtaactaagtacatttactcaagtactgtacttaagtataagtaagtataattttgaggtatttgtactttacttgagtattttatgtTCATGCTACTTAAtccttttacttcactacatttcagatagaaatgtactttttacgtctctgcatttatctgacagctttatttacattacaaattacaatttttgcattaagaacaaaatataaatataaagaattTGAATTTCGTGGAGTGTTGAATTctattttgtttataattttgagtttttggatgtttgttatttttcatttaaaagttattttcttgttacttgTAACCTTTaaatgctgcagtttttttcttctattatttatgattgatttttctcttcattttgataataattttgagttttggggggtgttttttcctttttttataatttgagttttttttcttgttttaaatgatttgaagttttatgaatttgttattgatttttattctttttttaatttgtttgtttgtttgaacatttttctgcattgggtacttttcatactttaagtacatgttTCTGATTATACCTACCTATACTGAAGTactattttcaatgcaggactaaGCACAGGATCtaaatactttttccaccactggaCATTTCACAACAGTTGAGAGCAAGAAAGTTGGTATGAAGAAAGAGTAATGATGAGTGTTGCAGTAAAGGGTTAATGATGCCTCACAGAAAAAGATGTTAATGAAAACCTAAAATGAGCCGCCGTCACAGTCCTACTCTTTAAATTAGCACTTCAGAGCAACTCATCACATTCACGGGATAAAATTAACTCGTCAGAATCATCTAATTGACTTTTGTCTCGTCCAAGTATCCGCCCGAAAAACGACCTAAACGAATGGATGAGCTGCGGCGGTGCTTTGAGGTATTATTACGTGCTAAAATCTCTCATTTCTGCTCATTAGAAAGGGCGCATCAGTCTGACCAGCTCTCAATCAGAGGAGGGGCCACAGAGCCCAGTGTTAGTTTTGTCAAATTCACATTAACACCTCAATCAACACTAATTAACACTACAGCAGCTTACAAGAGGCACGCTGCAGCAGAATACAGAGCCTTTCctattctctctccctctcactccctttctcacacatccacacacagagagagtaaAACAGGCATTAGCATGTGTGAACTGAATATCAAGCGCCTCGTGTTACAGTACATCACGCAAAGACAGAGGCGTAGCAACAAGCTGGACACCAACAATCTGCAGGCAAACTCATTTGGACTGAAAGTAAATGGAAGTGAATCCCTTGTAATAGATTTTGAATTAATACCTGAGCAGCTGTTGCTCTTGGTGTTCccatctcactttttttttctcctcttgcaGCGTGCGGCAAGCTGACGGGCATCAGTGAACCCATCACCATCAAGACGTCTGGATCCAGGTTCGGCTCCTGGATGACCGACCCGCTGGCCCCTGAGGGTGACACACGGGTATGTACCGCTGCACACAATCCGTCACACAGTGTGGATGGGAGTCATCTCCTATTATGATGTCAGATGTATGGGTGGGCATCAGACTGTCAGTACCATAAGCTGCTCCAtcaatattaaccctttgactgTTTGGACTgtcatcccttttttttttttttgtggtgctaAATTCAGACGGagtaagtatttaaacttttaagccctaagcagattggtttgatttattttgaaaacatggggaaaaaaacaacaatgagcaacttggcaagaaatgttgaacaaaatgcaagaaattggtagatttatagatttctttttttttttttttagcatctgttTTCGTTCTTCTGATATATTAACTCTACTTTTACAATCATTTTCTATGCGGCAAACAATTAAAGAGTTtcattccaaaataaaaaaaagaactctaACAAAATGAGCTAGGGAAAGAACTATATTTCTAACtatcataattagatatttaaaattatgttgtagaattattgttattttttttgcattttaaaaagtttttttttaatcactctACCccaatttttagtttttttttttttttctaatttttgagTCATATATTTGCCATTTTCCCAATTTATTAGGAATAAATCGAGCCagtctgctcaggttttaaagggttaatcgaTATATTTATATTAGCAGTGGATCAAATGGctgtgtgtaatgtgaaagtgGTTTCTCACAGTGACAAACAACTCTGAGTTCCCCTCAGCTTTATGGAGCGTTAAGCTCTTGGAGCtcttttttggggttttatgTCCTTTGCTACATACCCgacaccaaacagcagacaaagtAAGTAACTGgctggtgaacacagtggagcatttagccTCAGGAGTTGGAGTTGGTGGAGATCTGATCTGAGCTGCAGGTAGAAGGAGAGTGAATATGACTTTTATCTGGAGGCCAGAAATATGATTCCAAAACAATGTTCCTCCATGTCTGCTGAATGTATAAATAGGCAGCTGTTTGCTGACATGTTTGCTCCATCAGCTTTGTAAagtgatatacagtatatacagtatatgttaaTGTTTCTCCAAGTGGCTccaaaaatcaattaatgcTGGTTTAAGATAATATATGATCCTCTACATTGATGTAATAtgtagatttgatttttttttttttaaattattcatcaacatttttacattgtgtACCTACAAAGCTTCATTCaacctttttaaagaaactttttcttttttacttccgtatttttaaaatccaaagtGGTAGCAAACAGCAACAGAATCCTGTGTTGTGTCGTCTTCCATGTTTCATGTTTGGTTTCCATCTTGTATTTTGACCCTgttcaaatgaaaaaagtttttgctttttttgttttttttgttttttcagcgcAGCACTGTAGGTGTTGTTTTACACATGTtaattatatttgtaatatataaattgtcacaaaaaaaatcaattgcaAACTGCAAAACTTACATTTTTCCTGTTAATTTCACAcggagaaacaaacacacaattgcGTTATAAAAAATGcggttgattatttttttaagcaaaagatTAACTGGTTTCACTTAAATGTGAATTTTCAGATTGCGGTAAACTGTAGATGATAGTAGACTGAATATCATTGCACTTGGACTGTTTTAAGCAAcacaaagattttaaaaatgacaactggGGCATGGGAAATGATCATAatcatattaattattaatgaatattatcgttagttgcagcctcACAATAACTGATTTgctcaaattgaaaaaaatgaatacgaCCACACTGTTTGTAAACACTTAATGCTGATGTACTTTGTTCAAAGATCTGCAACACAGTTGTCCTGACTCCACAGTCAGAGATGACCCTGATCATAGGTGACGGTCATCTCTCACTGTGAAATATAACAAAGGTCTGTGTTTTTGGTGACTGTCCTGTTATCGGCTGAATGCTTCTTGGTTGCCTCTGATTGCAGAGTGGAGTTGGCTCAATAAACGGGTCTGCTTTCATTagtaaaccacattaaaatgaaatgccaGGGATAAATCTATGTGGTCTTAACTGGAAGCTGCCCAGCGCACAAGGAAGTGAGGGAGCTGGAAATAAAGAACGTTTATTTGTCGGCTACATGCTCTTTGTGCAGCAGCTTTATGAGACACATTAATAAGAGACAGAACTCTCAATGTCATACGGGAGGAGAAGGGCTAAAATCTTGAGAAGAGCGATCAGTGTGCAGTACAGTAGCTGTGTAAACCCACGGTTTGCCTCCTGAAGGCTAATTGTCATGAAAACACCGGCTGcataatgtgtgtatttaaacaGATTCAGCGTACTGCTGACTAAGATCATATTTAGCATACTGTAAGGCAAGTTTTTTAGTAGAAACTAATACATTTTGAGCCGAAGACATGAAAGATGTGCTGTGTTATCAAAGGGCAGGAAAAGAAGAATGAGTGTAATTGATGGGAGCAGACAGTTCTGCtccatttctttttatctctccGTTTCCATaccttgggttttttttttcccgggCCCTTGGAGACCTGCTTCCTTGatatgaatcattttttaagtcaaTCACAGCAGCTCTTGGAAGCAGGTAGAGGATGGGCTCCAGGTGTCTCAGCCCCTCTGAGACGGAGGAAGTGTTTGAGCCTGTAGCAGCTCCGGAGTGAGAGCTCTCTGCCCACCACCGCAGGGGCCAGCAGGAAGCTGGGTCGAAGCAGCTGAGACAGGGCTTTTATCTAGAATGATGGGCATTATCCCTGCGGGGCCCGGCTCATGCCACCCCGCGGCTGTCGTGCTGACTGTTTGTATTCAGGAGCTGCCGGATCTCAGCTTCGTCTGCTCCTTGAGGAAGTCTCAGAGCTAACTTAATTGGGATGCTTGTTGAGGGTGTGATTTGATTTATTCTGTGTGTGATCTGCATAGAAGATTCAGATATTTCAGGCACAAAGGTGAATGATGTGGATAGGGGTTTCTAGCTCTGCTGTgctcagcctgttctcattcccaatTCATCAAATACCACCGCTTGGGAAGGGATTTTTTGGCATCAAACACTGGCGCCAAAAGGCACCTGTCACTATGAAGGTGGACTGGTCCAACAAAGcccggactttcacctgggagacTGCTGTTTGCTTTCTGTATGAATTTTgcgccaaaccatgatgttttttgtaaacCTAACCATGTCCTGTCGTTGCCTAAACTTAAGCACaggctttttttgcctaaacctaaccatgcgATTTTTGTAGCTTAAGTAAACAAACGTAAATACAGGGTGTGTTTCACTGaagtaagtttattttgaaaaagactgtatccatctaatgagcagaaactgtgcatttcctgtaaaaacataatgaatttAACAGGCATAAATTGAAACAACGTTCTGGAatatcaacaacaaacacaggagaATATCTTTATGCGTCATATGATTACGTATAAAAGTCCACTGACCagtggcggtatttgacgagttaagatgagaatgtgttgctgTGCTTGATCCTAATtccttctttctccctcttgtCATGGTGTTTTAGGTCTGGTACATGGATGGTTACCACAACAACCGCTTTGTACGGGAGTACAagtcaatgcaggactttatgACGTCGGACAACTTCACGTCCCACCGTCTGCCCCACCCTTGGTCAGGAACAGGTCAGGTTGTCTACAACGGCTCTATCTACTTCAACAAATTCCAGAGCCACGTCATCATCAAGTTCGACTTCCGCACCTCTTCCATCAGCAAGTCTCGGCAGCTCGACTACGCCGGCTTCAACAATGCGTATCACTACGCCTGGGGCGGACATTCTGACATCGACCTGATGGTGGATGAAGGAGGTCTCTGGGCTGTTTATGCCACTAACCAGAACGCCGGTAACATTGTCATCAGCAAGCTGAACCCCAACACTCTGCAGATCATTAAGAGCTGGACCACCAACCACCCCAAAAGGAGTGCCGGCGAGTCTTTTATGATCTGTGGCACGCTCTACGTCACTAACGGCTACTCGGGTGGCACCAAGGTGTACTACGCCTACTCCACCAACTCCTCTACCTATGAGTACATTGACATTGCCTTCCAGAATAAGTACTCGCATATCTCCATGCTGGACTACAACCCGCGTGACCGAGCCCTCTACGCCTGGAACAATGGCCACCAGGTCCTCTATAACGTCACACTGTTCCACGTTATCCGCTCAGAGGAACTGTAATGGATTACGTACAAGAATTCATATCGTCTGTGTAGAGATCTCCCtatattcaaaaatatatcTGCGAAAGAAAAAGACTATGGAAAGATCATTCTATCTATAATATCAAATACCGAGAGACTTCATTAACAGGGAATGCAAAGTGGATTgaatgtgcataaaaaaatatctaaaattgaagggtttcattccaaaatgtgatatatttgttacagaaaaaaagctttatcaGTTAATATCACAGATGattgttaataaaaacagaactgtTTTGTAAATAAAGGTCTTAATATACCCAtagtaaactttattttaatagcTGCCATCATTTTgttagagttttttttattttggaatgaAACTCTTTAATTGTTTGCCGCATAGAAAATGATTGTAAAAGTAGACTTAATATATCAAAAGAATAAGAacagatgccaaaaaaaaaaaaaaaaaatcatcacgcCTTCTTTTTATATTATGGGATATCAACCTGTGGCTCTTCTGTAGAAATCCTCCCTTGCAGAACTTTTCTTTTGGTCAGTGGGGGTCCTGAAACGAAGACTGTTAAACTGTCGGATCCCCGGGTCCCATGGACACACAGAAAAGTGGGAGGTCAGTCTAGTCAGAAGACTTGATAGCCTATAATGGGTGTCATATCGTTTTTATCAAGTAGCAAATCAAAAGTCTGTAGAGAAACagcaaacaacaataacaacatccACTAAAAGACCTGAAGGCACTGACTGTTGACAGCGCTGTCGTTTGAGATGATTTTTCCGTGTTAGTGACTATGTGTGAAAAAGGCTTTCTTTGCATGAGTGTTTTCTATCACTCCGGTCTGCTCTTCTGAATGTCTTTTTGCTGTATgatactattaaaaaaaaaggagggagggagggagggagggagggaacaAGGTGGAATACTTCGGGGATTtga encodes:
- the olfm1b gene encoding olfactomedin 1b, which produces MSVPLLKIGVVLSTMAMITNWMSQTLPSLVGLNTTKLTAAQGGYPDRSTGVLPANPEESWQVYSSAQDSEGRCVCTVVAPQQSMCSRDARTKQLRQLLEKVQNMTQSIQVLDQRTQRDLQYVEKMEVQLRGLETKFRQVEENHKQNIAKQYKAIKAKMEELRPLIPVLEEYKADAKLVLQFKEEVQNLTSVLSELQEEMGAYDYEELHNRVSNLEERLRACMQKLACGKLTGISEPITIKTSGSRFGSWMTDPLAPEGDTRVWYMDGYHNNRFVREYKSMQDFMTSDNFTSHRLPHPWSGTGQVVYNGSIYFNKFQSHVIIKFDFRTSSISKSRQLDYAGFNNAYHYAWGGHSDIDLMVDEGGLWAVYATNQNAGNIVISKLNPNTLQIIKSWTTNHPKRSAGESFMICGTLYVTNGYSGGTKVYYAYSTNSSTYEYIDIAFQNKYSHISMLDYNPRDRALYAWNNGHQVLYNVTLFHVIRSEEL